cttcACTTTATAGTTGATTCGATGATGATATGATGGAACTGTTTGTTAGTGTTGTTTGGATGTTGCTGGTTTAGGCATGACGAGTGTATTTGCCCCAAATGTGTAACATAAATACAgatgcaataaataataatgacattACTAATACTGGAACTGGACCACtggaacaaaattaattatttataaacttagttttcaTATGGTTACTAACCTGGGTCAGCGAGAGTTTCAAGGAAACGAAAAATCCAGTTTTCACTTACACGTAAACAGTGTCAAACGCGTGGTAGATATCgccattaaatattataatactcaAATCGGAGGCAGATTATTCATGAGCCAAAGCAGGCGCGACCTTACAAAGAGACACGCGTGTGGAAAACTTATATAATTGAAACTCTCAATAGTCAAAGAATAcgaaaaatatacaaagaaGATCCAGAAGAGAAAGTTCACAGTAAATAAATCTGCCGAAGATATTACTTCGAGAAACATTCAGAGACAGACTTGTGGTTAAACTTCAAAAGAGGCGAAAATTGTACAGCAATTTATGCAGTAAAATTTCGCTTTTAAGCAGTTGGATCAGTTTGAACAACGATAGCTCGAATCAAGGAAATACCCCGATCAAGTAATGCGATTTTAcaggttctaagaaataaagaattattaaaaaaaggttatttcGAGGGGCGCTAACTTTTGAAACTGCCTACTGACGCAAAATTTCTTAGTCCGTCTCTGACTAAAACATCCTATTACTGACCGAAGTTATACAatctctaaaaattatttaaattcccaagCTAATTTATAACACCTTGAAATTTTCCgcttttagtttaaattatacaaaagctATAATTAACCGTTAACAACCGTCAATTATTGTTAGCAGTCATAAGCTtgacattgttttattttccaaGAGTAACGGTAGTTGTCAGTTTTAGTAATCAATATGTGTTTGAAAAGCCATAACTTTCGAAATCGAGATAAACTTGtctaattaattgtaaaactaTGTTGGATTAACAAGATTCATACATCATTCAAGATTTAAACAAAACTGTAAAACTTACACTTTGATTCCTGGTGAATCGTCTGTATAAAATCTCCACATACCACCGCTACTTGTTCCAGTATTACGATTTCTAGCTGATGTTGTTGGTGCTGTTTTACGTTGTCGAACAGTACCTCCACTAGCTGCTCTTGGTGCTATCACTTTTGATGGTGATCTGCTACCAGATCCCACAGAAGTTGAACTTGGTGCGGCtggctattttattattataaaagaattattattttttatttaataataattaacatgaaagtaattaaaaattacttaccattttgttatttttaaaattatgtcttTTAATTAAACAGTCTTTAACTATACATAAAACTTTACTAATCCAAAAATGtagtaaatgtttttatttaaccaaCACTCGCTCCACGTCAATTAGCACCAGCtaaattcaactaaaatgtgAAAGACACGTTTGTCAACGTCatccaaaaaattgtattcgttACCGACTCACTTGTAAATTTACTTCAGAATTTCACCTGAAGGTGCATTGCTGTTGCTATAACATTGTTGATTTGATTGATGGCGCGtacttaagtaaaatttttaaaaagaaactacatgatttgaaataaattttcaaacataaaattttagttagacaaacaattaattacacaggtctgcaaaaaaaattttttgtcagctacatgagatatttttactaaattatatgttttagaatgcgctgatttcagaagtgatggccatttttttctatcacgtaaggtttttttgcaaattcaaacgTAACAAATTGGTAAAAgcactcgtttattaaaaattatacagtagccTGCAAGCATAGTGACATCTCATCTTCCTTGGTACCGTCTCTAGATATCGCGGACATCCTGGTGAAACCGCTCCCCTGTTCTTTACTGTAAGCTCCCAggttttcaggaaaatattCTATGTGGGAGTGTAAAAAATGGACCTTCAGGCTTATCTTGCAGCCTTGAGCTTCGTATGTTGCTAGTTTAACAATGGTTTGGTAGTCAGGATCCTTAATATTTCCTAAAAACTTTCGCACTACATCCTTGAACGATACCCAAGCTTTTTTTTCCTTCTCAATCATACTTTTCACAAAGAGGGTGTCAGTTAAAAGCCTTCTTATGTCGGGGCCAGTGAAACTCCCTTTTTCAACTTTGCTTCTGACAGCTTCGggaattttgtacatagatatttaaaacagtctcCATCCTTTTGTCCAAATccaaagtgaaaaataaaacgttgttgaaataaaaactgaGTAGAAATTAGTTTGAAGGAATCCCAACAATTGTTGTGAGTGGCATCAGGATCAGAGTTCAGacccatttttttgaaaaaaataccggtctataataaaacaaaaaactaggTCACAgctggttttaaaaaaataaccgggaaattattaataaactgaaattgatttttataatgtaaaatgcTTAGAGTTtctgatcaatttttttctaattgtattattttttcaaatcttttgattcagaatattatgtttttaaaacttgGATACAAAGTTCTGtggattaaaattgattataatcaaCAAATCAACAGATTAACATAGGTTTAGGTTATGtagtaagaaaaatatttccagTATTAATGCCATATTAGTATTCAAActgttgatataaaaaatttaattcggtgtttgtttaataattacaaaaacttaattaatcACACTTAAAAAAGTgttaactaaatatttaaatggcGTTTCGATcgagaataattataaatatatggttttattagattaaaaattaaatcaatgacATATCCATATATACACAAAACACCCACACAATTTTGAAGTAAAacccttaaaaatttcaaataattcgaATTATGGCCGTTTCAAGTAATTCAACATCACCAGTTAAAACTCGTAAACAATGGACTTTACAtggtaaatatatttgtattcatttcatttagatattggtattaaatttaacattttcaaaaacagaTGGTCCGAGAGGATCTTTACAACGATTACGAAATCAATTGGCTGAAGATGGATGTCCAGAATCTCAAGTGATTTTAgctaaacaattattaaatgaacaatGCGGTAAGTTTGCCAGGTTCTCTTCACATAAACTTGTGAAATATCCAAAAAGTTGAATTTTGAAATcgttaaagaatataaaaagttaCTTGTATACCAAAACGTGACGaaataatcacaaaattaaatagaCTATAGTCTTAGGgcctttaaaaatttgcaccttCTCTCGGTAACGATCAATATTTACTCAATTgtcattaattcaataaatcgattttatttaaaaaaacaagtgaaaagaaacaattgaatgagttaattgttgaaataccatgcatagacagtgttgattactctatcatattaaacatacatacatgtcacacatacgtaactgatatctccatatatgtaatacatagtatataatttgcgccctcacgggtaaacagtgatgtttacgaaaaaatgtttcaaacaaaagttatttattttttgataaggaagattttttacatttaaacttttgttctatctctaacggtttacaagatggatcctatggacccataggtcaaaacccaatgttgctcatttacgaacttgacctcactttttacgtcctgagtacg
This genomic interval from Chrysoperla carnea chromosome 1, inChrCarn1.1, whole genome shotgun sequence contains the following:
- the LOC123290616 gene encoding protein transport protein Sec61 subunit beta is translated as MPAAPSSTSVGSGSRSPSKVIAPRAASGGTVRQRKTAPTTSARNRNTGTSSGGMWRFYTDDSPGIKVGPVPVLVMSLLFIASVFMLHIWGKYTRHA